In Toxotes jaculatrix isolate fToxJac2 chromosome 12, fToxJac2.pri, whole genome shotgun sequence, the following are encoded in one genomic region:
- the LOC121190939 gene encoding proteoglycan 4-like, whose amino-acid sequence MTKLMTKAKKAAIKEKLRTLYQTPPPLQTPPLPAPPTQPPGTPSTNPAPQSPPPPALPAQTGALSPPPPTLTFMVNGLHSIKDRLKKLLEEVELLQTVTQQLCALHPATASASTASSPCSTPTSHLQQPAASTSSAPETRREGAVAAPSSAPYTRREGAVAAPSSALDSRREGAVAAPSSAPDTRREHWKKRPLQKSAKKN is encoded by the coding sequence ATGACAAAGCTCATGACCAAGGCCAAGAAAGCCgcaattaaagaaaaactccGGACCCTCtaccaaacaccaccaccactgcaaaCACCACCACTGCCAGCTCCACCGACACAACCCCCGGGGACTCCGTCGACAAACCCTGCGCCCcaatctccacctccaccagcacTGCCTGCACAAACTGGAGCACtgtccccaccaccaccaaccctgACCTTCATGGTTAATGGGTTGCACTCAATTAAAGACAGGCTGAAAAAGCTCTTGGAGGAGGTTGAGCTTCTACAGACTGTGACACAGCAACTGTGTGCTCTACATCCGGCGACAGCATCTGCCTCCACAGCCAGCAGTCCCTGCTCTACTCCTACCTCTCACTTGCAACAACCTGCGGCGAGTACGTCCTCTGCTCCTGAAACCCGCAGGGAGGGTGCCGTGgctgctccgtcctctgctccttACACCCGCAGGGAGGGTGCAGTGgctgctccgtcctctgctcTTGACTCCCGCAGGGAGGGTGCAGTGgctgctccgtcctctgctcctgaCACCCGCAGGGAGCACTGGAAAAAAAGGCCACTccaaaaatcagccaaaaaaaattaa